The following are encoded in a window of Methanothrix sp. genomic DNA:
- a CDS encoding tetrahydromethanopterin S-methyltransferase subunit B gives MGFVRISPELGLLFDPLKGVVAEQREDVVLYTFDPVMDRIERLDAIADDLMNQLVPDNELLESYKNRGKTSLIGGLYTNIWVGFIIGLVISFVVLIGMVFSDPAKLEMLRKAMGGA, from the coding sequence ATGGGATTCGTCAGAATATCTCCAGAACTGGGGCTGCTCTTCGATCCACTTAAGGGAGTTGTCGCGGAGCAGAGGGAGGATGTGGTTCTGTACACATTCGATCCGGTTATGGACAGGATTGAGAGGCTTGATGCGATCGCAGACGACCTGATGAACCAGCTGGTCCCGGATAATGAGCTGCTGGAGTCTTACAAGAACAGAGGAAAGACCTCTCTCATAGGCGGCCTTTACACCAACATCTGGGTCGGCTTCATCATAGGTCTGGTGATCTCATTCGTCGTGCTGATCGGCATGGTCTTCAGCGATCCGGCGAAGCTTGAGATGCTCAGAAAGGCTATGGGAGGTGCGTGA
- the mtrC gene encoding tetrahydromethanopterin S-methyltransferase subunit C, protein MTVAGGAPTAPAAITPEKLRIYGLGGALVGIYLAAVLNSVLGTDIFSILAAAGAVAAAVTGANAVRRVCGYGIGTGVPSIGMLALGMGIVGASFGLSTAQQLGVSMAGVIIALVYAMVFGYIVGAIANRVMGFNIPIMEEGLTDLSGAGAMAIIGWSYAISGSLGYADMVTKVFNTGYLAIVFICGGLAILHPFNANLGPDEKQDRTLVNGLMVGSLAVVAVGLCSLATLSTTAAIITIVIGAAAWYYFYVWYYRLVKRDAAAVVGTGLLPPSAL, encoded by the coding sequence CTGCAGCGATAACCCCTGAGAAGCTCAGGATCTATGGGCTTGGAGGAGCACTTGTCGGGATATACCTTGCTGCTGTGCTCAACAGTGTCCTGGGAACAGACATATTCTCGATTCTAGCTGCAGCAGGAGCTGTGGCAGCTGCGGTAACCGGGGCGAATGCGGTCCGGAGGGTCTGCGGCTACGGTATCGGTACCGGTGTCCCATCGATAGGGATGCTGGCGCTGGGTATGGGCATAGTCGGAGCGTCGTTCGGTCTCTCGACCGCGCAGCAGCTGGGAGTATCGATGGCAGGTGTCATCATAGCGCTGGTCTATGCGATGGTCTTCGGTTACATCGTGGGTGCGATCGCAAACAGGGTCATGGGCTTCAACATACCAATAATGGAGGAGGGTCTCACCGATCTCTCAGGTGCAGGCGCCATGGCCATCATCGGCTGGTCCTATGCGATCTCCGGATCGCTGGGGTATGCAGACATGGTGACGAAGGTGTTCAACACCGGATACCTTGCGATAGTATTCATCTGCGGCGGTCTTGCGATTCTGCATCCGTTCAACGCGAACCTTGGGCCGGACGAGAAGCAGGACAGGACGCTGGTGAACGGGCTGATGGTCGGCTCTCTGGCTGTCGTCGCTGTCGGTCTGTGTTCCCTGGCAACGCTCAGCACCACTGCAGCAATCATAACCATTGTGATCGGTGCGGCCGCGTGGTACTACTTCTACGTATGGTACTACAGGCTGGTCAAGAGAGATGCTGCGGCTGTTGTTGGAACAGGCCTGCTGCCGCCGAGCGCGCTATGA